Proteins co-encoded in one Vibrio aquimaris genomic window:
- the hflK gene encoding FtsH protease activity modulator HflK: MAWNEPGNNNGNNGRDNDPWGNNNRGNKGGRDQGPPDLDEVFNKLSQKLGGKFGGGKGGNGASIGGGGGALGFGVIAIIAIAIWVFAGFYTIGEAERGVVLRLGKYDRVVDPGLNWRPRFIDEVTPVNVQAIRSLRSSGLMLTKDENVVTVAMDIQYRVADPYKYLFRVTNADDSLRQATDSALRAVIGDSLMDSILTSGRLSIRQNTQVTLENIVDSYDMGIEVVAVNFEDARPPEEVKDAFDDATASREDAQRFKREAEAYQNDIIPKAKGRAERLLKEAQGYSERVVNGALGQVAQFEKLLPEYQASPDVTRNRLYLDTMEKVYANTSKVLIDSESSGNLLYLPIDKLREGQTKAKSRSIKETSTYDQIELEPQLNSQNTDSSSRSTSRQGRY, encoded by the coding sequence ATGGCGTGGAATGAGCCTGGTAATAATAACGGCAACAATGGCCGCGATAATGACCCTTGGGGCAACAATAATCGTGGTAACAAAGGTGGCCGTGATCAAGGACCGCCAGACTTAGACGAAGTCTTTAATAAACTGAGTCAGAAACTGGGTGGAAAGTTTGGTGGTGGAAAAGGTGGCAATGGGGCCTCTATCGGTGGCGGAGGCGGAGCACTTGGTTTTGGTGTTATCGCTATTATCGCTATCGCTATTTGGGTCTTTGCTGGTTTCTATACCATTGGTGAAGCAGAGCGTGGTGTTGTGTTACGCCTAGGAAAATACGACCGTGTGGTTGATCCAGGCCTCAACTGGCGCCCTCGTTTTATCGACGAAGTGACCCCAGTCAATGTTCAAGCAATACGTTCTTTGCGTTCTTCAGGTCTGATGCTGACCAAAGATGAGAACGTTGTGACGGTGGCTATGGATATTCAATATCGAGTGGCTGATCCATACAAATACCTATTTCGTGTGACAAACGCTGATGATAGCTTACGTCAAGCGACTGACTCAGCACTACGTGCTGTAATAGGTGATTCACTGATGGACAGTATTCTAACTAGTGGACGACTATCAATCAGGCAGAATACGCAAGTCACTTTAGAAAATATTGTTGACAGTTACGATATGGGTATTGAAGTGGTTGCGGTGAACTTTGAAGATGCGCGTCCACCTGAAGAAGTTAAAGATGCATTTGATGATGCGACCGCGTCTCGTGAGGATGCTCAGCGATTTAAGCGTGAAGCTGAAGCCTATCAGAATGACATTATCCCTAAAGCAAAAGGTCGCGCCGAGCGTCTACTTAAAGAAGCGCAAGGTTATAGCGAGCGAGTGGTTAATGGTGCATTGGGTCAAGTTGCTCAGTTTGAGAAACTATTGCCAGAATACCAAGCCTCTCCTGATGTCACGCGTAACCGCCTCTATCTAGACACAATGGAAAAGGTCTACGCCAATACATCGAAAGTTCTTATCGATTCTGAATCGAGTGGCAACCTTTTGTATCTGCCAATCGATAAGCTCAGAGAAGGTCAAACTAAGGCGAAAAGTCGTTCGATAAAAGAAACGTCAACCTATGACCAAATTGAATTGGAGCCGCAATTGAACAGTCAGAATACTGATTCGTCATCTCGTTCTACGTCACGTCAGGGGAGATATTAA
- the hflC gene encoding protease modulator HflC codes for MRKLMIPVLVVGLVLMLMSLFVIPEGERGIVIRFGRVLKDNNEIARIYEPGLHFKMPLFDKVKTLDAKIQTMDGRSDRFVTSEKKDVLIDSYVKWRIEDFGQYYLATGGGNAGTAQTLLGRKVTDVLRSEIGAREIKQIVSGPRNNDILPDSADSEEVTTEAAKEALEVDGERDIIMKNVLNGTRKDAMEDLGIHIVDFRMKKINLPDSINQSIYNRMRAERESVARQFRSQGREQAEVIRAQAELEVATILAEADKTARVTRGGADAQAAKIYAEAYNKDPEFFSFVRSLRAYEESFSDKSDILVLDPNSEFFQYMNKASGIAAK; via the coding sequence ATGCGTAAATTAATGATCCCAGTATTAGTTGTTGGCTTAGTGCTGATGCTTATGTCGTTATTTGTGATTCCTGAAGGCGAACGCGGTATCGTGATTCGTTTCGGACGTGTACTGAAAGACAATAATGAAATTGCGCGTATTTACGAGCCCGGTCTTCACTTTAAGATGCCTTTGTTCGACAAAGTAAAAACGCTAGATGCGAAAATCCAAACTATGGATGGCCGCTCAGATCGTTTTGTTACTTCTGAGAAAAAAGACGTACTGATAGACTCATATGTTAAGTGGCGTATTGAAGATTTTGGACAGTACTATCTTGCAACTGGTGGCGGTAATGCTGGCACAGCGCAAACACTACTAGGCCGTAAAGTGACTGATGTACTTCGTTCTGAAATTGGTGCTCGTGAAATCAAGCAAATTGTTTCAGGTCCAAGAAATAACGATATTCTGCCAGATAGCGCAGATAGCGAAGAAGTGACCACTGAAGCGGCGAAAGAAGCGCTTGAAGTCGACGGTGAGCGCGACATCATTATGAAGAATGTGCTTAATGGAACACGTAAAGATGCGATGGAAGACTTGGGTATCCACATAGTGGATTTCCGGATGAAGAAAATAAACCTTCCGGATAGTATCAACCAGTCGATTTATAATCGTATGCGTGCTGAGCGTGAGTCAGTGGCTCGTCAATTCCGTTCTCAAGGACGTGAGCAAGCAGAGGTTATTCGCGCTCAAGCAGAACTGGAAGTAGCCACCATACTGGCAGAAGCAGATAAAACGGCTCGAGTCACTCGAGGTGGAGCGGATGCTCAGGCAGCGAAAATCTATGCTGAGGCATATAATAAAGACCCAGAGTTCTTTAGCTTTGTGCGATCTTTACGTGCTTATGAAGAATCTTTCAGTGACAAGAGTGATATCCTAGTCTTGGATCCAAACAGTGAGTTCTTCCAGTATATGAATAAAGCGTCTGGTATTGCTGCCAAGTAA
- a CDS encoding DUF2065 domain-containing protein: MSSSLWLAIGLVLIVEGLGPLVAPNGWRNMVRQLSEQQDNQLRRIGGCLVVAGIVIAYVFH, translated from the coding sequence ATGTCTAGTTCTTTGTGGTTGGCAATCGGATTAGTATTGATTGTTGAAGGCTTAGGGCCTTTGGTTGCTCCTAACGGTTGGCGTAATATGGTCCGTCAACTCAGTGAGCAACAAGATAACCAGTTGCGTAGGATCGGAGGGTGTTTAGTGGTTGCAGGTATAGTGATCGCTTACGTGTTTCACTAA
- a CDS encoding SlyX family protein — translation MTEKHIQELENRINDLECQLAFQEQTVESLNEALSQQQLLISKMQDQMKYVVGKVKNIDSSNLADPAQETPPPHY, via the coding sequence ATGACAGAAAAACACATACAAGAATTAGAAAATCGCATCAACGATCTCGAATGTCAGCTTGCTTTTCAGGAACAAACTGTCGAGTCACTCAATGAAGCATTGAGCCAACAGCAATTGTTGATCTCAAAAATGCAAGATCAGATGAAGTACGTAGTCGGAAAGGTCAAGAATATAGATTCATCAAACCTAGCTGATCCTGCGCAAGAAACGCCACCTCCCCATTACTAG
- a CDS encoding WD40 repeat domain-containing protein has protein sequence MRIIFHTLLLAFVISTLNGCFFSTQDDQRWVIEPLGTTSFALSRDARFALLYSKEHQLVLWDLNQNKELASLGEQDPQASTVSRIRISDNGRFAVTATQINFAVWDLAWTQAQGLWSISDGLIRDIDIASNGEQVLLGLSNGKAIYVNLVTGRRLEFLAHNEKVNSVALSPNGRYALSGGNDYTAYLWDTRNGQIIRSFKHEQRINRVTLQRDGLFAFTSDGGNQAIIWDLKTGKQVSKLRSFSRQLIFSTARFSDDGQYLVTGTPSSRIMVWSTQSGKRVDGFEAEPLKDTRPPRAVVYDAAFDDKNRVVSGSSAGIAQAWKVDF, from the coding sequence ATGCGAATTATTTTTCACACTCTGTTACTTGCGTTTGTCATCTCTACGTTAAATGGTTGCTTTTTCTCCACTCAAGATGATCAACGATGGGTCATTGAGCCTCTCGGCACCACAAGCTTTGCTTTGAGTCGAGATGCACGATTCGCATTATTGTACTCTAAAGAGCATCAACTGGTCTTGTGGGATCTGAACCAAAATAAAGAGCTTGCCTCATTAGGAGAACAAGATCCTCAGGCAAGTACTGTTTCGCGAATACGTATCTCAGATAACGGACGATTCGCAGTTACAGCAACACAAATAAACTTTGCGGTGTGGGATCTTGCCTGGACACAAGCACAGGGATTATGGTCCATCTCCGACGGTTTAATTCGCGATATCGACATTGCCAGTAATGGCGAACAAGTATTACTTGGTCTATCCAACGGCAAAGCCATCTACGTCAACTTAGTCACCGGAAGACGGTTAGAGTTCCTTGCGCATAATGAAAAAGTTAATTCGGTCGCTTTATCACCGAATGGACGATACGCGCTATCTGGCGGTAATGACTATACCGCTTATTTATGGGACACGCGCAACGGCCAGATTATCAGAAGCTTTAAACACGAACAGCGGATCAATCGAGTCACATTACAAAGAGATGGCCTATTTGCTTTTACCTCGGATGGGGGAAACCAAGCCATCATTTGGGATTTAAAAACGGGTAAGCAAGTGTCCAAACTTCGTAGCTTTTCTCGTCAACTCATTTTCTCTACCGCTCGTTTTTCAGATGATGGTCAATACCTTGTGACAGGCACTCCTTCAAGTCGGATAATGGTTTGGAGTACTCAGTCAGGAAAAAGAGTTGATGGATTTGAGGCAGAGCCACTAAAAGATACTCGCCCTCCGCGTGCGGTAGTGTATGATGCAGCCTTTGATGATAAGAATAGAGTGGTGTCAGGCTCATCAGCTGGGATCGCTCAGGCTTGGAAGGTAGACTTTTAG
- the fkpA gene encoding FKBP-type peptidyl-prolyl cis-trans isomerase produces the protein MKSIFKVSLLAATVMLAVGCQKDDETKADAAPAADQAVVKTVEFKTDDEKAAYAIGVSFANYLNTSLDKPNEIGINLDKELVLKGIEHVFEGKPELNEEETRTALEALDKRVAETMQKQSAEKAAEAKKAGDDFRAEFAKQEGVKKTESGLLYQVVTPAKGEQPKDTDTVQVHYKGTLIDGTQFDSSYDRGEPATFPLNRVISGWTEGVQLMPVGSKYKFVIPPELAYGEQDTPSIPANSTLVFEVELLKIDNAEEAEQAVQ, from the coding sequence ATGAAATCTATTTTTAAGGTGTCGTTGCTTGCAGCAACAGTAATGTTAGCGGTTGGCTGTCAAAAAGACGATGAAACAAAAGCAGATGCGGCACCTGCAGCCGATCAAGCAGTCGTAAAGACGGTTGAGTTTAAAACAGACGACGAAAAAGCAGCATATGCAATTGGTGTATCTTTTGCGAATTATCTGAACACCAGCCTAGATAAGCCGAATGAGATCGGTATCAATTTGGATAAAGAGCTAGTTCTTAAGGGCATCGAGCATGTATTCGAAGGTAAGCCAGAACTCAACGAGGAAGAAACTCGTACTGCTCTTGAAGCTCTAGATAAGCGCGTTGCTGAAACCATGCAAAAGCAGTCAGCGGAAAAAGCAGCTGAAGCTAAGAAAGCAGGTGACGACTTCCGAGCAGAATTTGCTAAGCAAGAAGGCGTTAAGAAAACTGAATCAGGTCTTCTTTATCAAGTTGTGACGCCAGCTAAGGGTGAGCAACCTAAAGATACTGACACAGTGCAAGTGCACTACAAGGGCACTCTTATCGACGGCACACAATTTGACAGCTCTTATGATCGCGGTGAGCCTGCAACTTTCCCACTTAATCGTGTGATTTCTGGTTGGACAGAAGGTGTGCAGCTCATGCCTGTAGGTTCTAAGTACAAATTTGTTATCCCACCAGAGCTAGCTTATGGAGAGCAAGATACGCCAAGTATTCCTGCAAACTCCACCTTGGTATTTGAAGTTGAGCTGTTAAAAATCGATAACGCTGAAGAAGCAGAGCAAGCGGTTCAGTAA
- a CDS encoding helix-turn-helix transcriptional regulator, producing MTTTETVNMDMLLEMESVNVMPFSEHDKIILRSYEAVVDGIASLIGPFCEIVLHSLEDLNTSAIKIANGENTGRQVGSPITDLALKMLRDIEGSERNFSRSYFTRAKGGVLMKSITVAIRNGENRVIGLLCVNVNLDAPFSQVLQSFMPSEEAKQAASSVNFASDVEELVDKTVERTIEEINADKSVSNNTKNRQIVMELYAKGIFDIKDAINRVADRLNISKHTVYLYIRQRKTEDEES from the coding sequence GTGACAACGACAGAAACAGTTAATATGGATATGTTACTTGAAATGGAATCGGTTAATGTGATGCCATTTAGTGAGCATGATAAAATTATTCTTAGATCTTATGAGGCCGTAGTGGATGGGATTGCCAGTTTAATTGGCCCATTTTGTGAAATCGTGCTTCATTCCTTGGAAGATCTTAATACCTCGGCAATCAAAATTGCTAATGGTGAAAATACAGGACGTCAGGTAGGATCGCCGATTACTGATCTTGCATTAAAGATGCTACGTGATATTGAAGGATCCGAACGAAACTTTTCTCGTTCTTATTTCACTCGTGCTAAAGGTGGTGTCTTAATGAAATCGATCACCGTTGCCATCCGTAATGGAGAAAACCGGGTGATAGGCTTGCTATGCGTTAACGTCAACCTAGATGCACCTTTCTCCCAAGTGTTGCAATCTTTCATGCCATCAGAAGAAGCTAAACAAGCGGCATCTTCGGTGAACTTTGCCAGCGATGTTGAAGAATTGGTCGATAAAACGGTTGAACGCACCATCGAAGAAATTAATGCTGATAAATCAGTATCAAACAATACCAAGAATCGTCAAATTGTCATGGAATTATACGCTAAAGGTATTTTCGATATCAAAGATGCGATTAATCGGGTGGCTGATAGGTTGAATATTTCTAAACACACGGTTTATCTTTATATCCGCCAGCGCAAAACAGAGGATGAAGAGAGTTGA
- the tusD gene encoding sulfurtransferase complex subunit TusD codes for MNPLTYTLVVNGSVYGDQSPRTAYQFAVSLINQGHQLVSVFFYQNGVTNGCSLTVPANDEFDLVKAWQVLAQKHNIRLETCVAAALRRGVVSQDEANQHNLMQNNLAQGFEQAGLGSLAEAMLTQDRVVQF; via the coding sequence TTGAACCCTTTAACCTATACCCTAGTAGTCAATGGCTCAGTGTATGGAGACCAATCCCCACGTACTGCGTACCAATTTGCTGTGAGTTTGATCAATCAGGGACACCAATTAGTGAGTGTGTTTTTCTACCAAAATGGTGTAACCAATGGCTGTTCACTGACTGTACCCGCAAACGATGAGTTTGACCTCGTTAAGGCGTGGCAAGTATTAGCTCAAAAACATAATATACGTTTGGAAACTTGTGTGGCTGCAGCATTGCGTCGTGGTGTGGTCAGTCAAGATGAAGCAAATCAGCACAATCTTATGCAAAATAATCTTGCGCAAGGTTTTGAACAAGCAGGGCTTGGAAGTTTAGCTGAGGCGATGTTGACCCAAGATAGAGTGGTGCAGTTTTGA
- the tusC gene encoding sulfurtransferase complex subunit TusC, with protein sequence MSSLTYLFRTAPHGCASGREGVDALLAASAYCENIRVIFIGDGVYQLLASQQTQNILSKDYAPMFQLFELYDIEQVFVCRDSLAERGVQQADLVIDAQRLDAEGIKLQIQSSDKLLSF encoded by the coding sequence TTGAGTTCGTTGACCTACTTATTCAGGACCGCTCCACATGGCTGTGCGTCTGGGCGTGAAGGGGTGGATGCCCTTTTGGCCGCTTCTGCTTATTGTGAAAATATTCGAGTGATATTTATTGGTGATGGTGTGTACCAATTGCTAGCTAGTCAGCAAACCCAAAATATACTCAGCAAAGACTATGCCCCTATGTTTCAGTTGTTCGAGCTTTACGATATTGAGCAAGTGTTTGTTTGTCGTGATTCTTTGGCAGAACGAGGCGTGCAACAGGCCGATCTTGTGATCGATGCTCAAAGGTTAGATGCAGAAGGTATTAAATTGCAGATCCAGTCTTCAGACAAACTTCTCTCATTTTAG
- the tusB gene encoding sulfurtransferase complex subunit TusB, protein MLHIVKSITALEEVRKVYADNDVLLLIQDAVYAVNPLHKIFPILKNVNTFVLQSDLEARGMVNRVSPSVHVVDYDGFVTLTAESFTSLTWN, encoded by the coding sequence ATGTTACATATTGTTAAATCAATAACAGCATTGGAAGAAGTAAGAAAAGTGTACGCAGATAACGACGTTTTGCTGCTCATTCAAGATGCTGTGTATGCGGTAAACCCTTTACATAAAATTTTCCCGATACTAAAAAATGTGAATACCTTTGTACTTCAAAGTGATCTAGAGGCGAGAGGTATGGTTAACCGAGTCAGTCCATCAGTACATGTTGTTGATTATGATGGCTTTGTGACACTTACTGCCGAATCTTTTACTTCCCTGACTTGGAACTAA
- the rpsL gene encoding 30S ribosomal protein S12, whose protein sequence is MATINQLVRKPRAKQVVKSNVPALEACPQKRGVCTRVYTTTPKKPNSALRKVCRVRLTNGFEVTSYIGGEGHNLQEHSVVLIRGGRVKDLPGVRYHTVRGALDCAGVNDRKQGRSKYGVKRPKS, encoded by the coding sequence ATGGCAACTATTAACCAGTTGGTACGTAAGCCTCGTGCAAAGCAAGTTGTTAAAAGCAACGTGCCAGCACTAGAAGCGTGCCCACAAAAACGTGGTGTATGTACTCGTGTTTACACTACTACACCTAAAAAACCTAACTCAGCACTTCGTAAAGTTTGTCGTGTACGTTTGACAAACGGTTTCGAAGTAACTTCGTACATCGGTGGTGAAGGTCACAACCTTCAGGAGCACTCGGTTGTTCTAATCCGTGGTGGTCGTGTTAAAGACCTTCCTGGTGTGCGTTACCACACTGTACGTGGTGCACTTGACTGTGCAGGCGTTAATGACCGTAAGCAAGGTCGTTCTAAGTACGGTGTGAAGCGTCCTAAGTCTTAA
- the rpsG gene encoding 30S ribosomal protein S7: MPRRRVIGQRKILPDPKFKSELLAKFVNILMVDGKKSTAEKIVYTALDTMAEKSGKDHLAVFEEALENVRPAVEVKSRRVGGSTYQVPVEVRPVRRNALAMRWVVEAARKRGEKSMAARLAAEMLDAADNKGTAVKKREDVHRMAEANKAFAHYRW; the protein is encoded by the coding sequence ATGCCACGTCGTCGCGTCATTGGTCAGCGTAAGATCCTTCCAGATCCTAAGTTCAAATCAGAACTGCTGGCAAAATTCGTTAACATCCTTATGGTTGACGGTAAAAAATCTACTGCAGAGAAAATTGTTTACACTGCACTAGACACTATGGCTGAGAAATCTGGTAAAGATCACTTAGCTGTATTTGAAGAAGCTCTTGAAAATGTTCGTCCAGCGGTAGAGGTTAAATCTCGCCGTGTGGGTGGTTCAACTTACCAAGTTCCTGTAGAAGTGCGTCCTGTTCGTCGTAATGCACTTGCTATGCGTTGGGTAGTTGAAGCTGCGCGTAAGCGTGGTGAAAAATCTATGGCTGCTCGCCTAGCTGCTGAAATGCTAGATGCTGCAGACAACAAAGGTACTGCTGTTAAGAAACGTGAAGACGTTCACCGTATGGCAGAAGCGAACAAAGCGTTTGCTCATTACCGCTGGTAA
- the fusA gene encoding elongation factor G, whose translation MARKTPIERYRNIGIVAHVDAGKTTTSERILFYTGLSHKIGEVHDGAATMDWMEQEQERGITITSAATTTFWRGMEAQFQDHRINIIDTPGHVDFTIEVERSLRVLDGAVVVFCGSSGVEPQSETVWRQADKYHVPRMVFVNKMDRAGADFLRVVDQIKNRLGANPVPIQLNVGAEDDFKGVIDLIKMKMINWNAEDQGTTFTYEDVPADMAELAEEWRNNLVESAAEASEELMDKYLEEGELSEAEIKQALRTRTLNNEIVLATCGSAFKNKGVQAVLDAVIEYLPSPIDVPAIKGVDEKDNEVERHADDNEPFAALAFKIATDPFVGTLTFMRVYSGVVNSGDAVYNSVKQKKERFGRIVQMHSNKRDEIKEVRAGDIAAAIGLKDVTTGDTLCDQNHKVILERMEFPDPVIQIAVEPRSVADQEKMGIALGKLAAEDPSFRVETDDETGQTLISGMGELHLDIIVDRMKREFSVDCNVGKPQVAYRETIRGSAEVEGKFVRQSGGRGQYGHVWIKLEPSEPGEGFVFVDEIVGGVVPKEYISSVAKGIEEQMNSGVLAGYPVLDIKATLFDGSYHDVDSNEMAFKIAGSMAFKKGSLEAQPVLLEPMMNVEVTTPEDWMGDVVGDLNRRRGMIEGMDEGVAGIKIIRAQVPLSEMFGYATDLRSATQGRASYSMEFNEYAEVPKNFAQAIIAERGY comes from the coding sequence GTGGCTCGTAAAACACCTATTGAGCGCTACCGAAATATTGGCATCGTTGCCCACGTAGATGCGGGTAAAACCACTACAAGTGAACGTATTCTTTTCTATACTGGCCTATCTCACAAAATTGGTGAAGTTCACGATGGTGCTGCCACCATGGACTGGATGGAACAAGAACAAGAGCGTGGTATCACAATTACCTCTGCAGCAACCACCACTTTTTGGCGTGGTATGGAAGCTCAATTCCAAGATCACCGTATCAATATCATAGATACTCCTGGACACGTTGATTTTACTATCGAAGTTGAGCGTTCTTTACGTGTGCTTGATGGTGCTGTTGTTGTATTTTGTGGTTCATCAGGTGTAGAACCTCAGTCAGAGACTGTATGGCGTCAGGCTGATAAGTATCATGTTCCTCGTATGGTTTTCGTTAATAAGATGGATCGTGCGGGTGCTGATTTTCTGCGTGTTGTCGATCAAATTAAAAACCGTCTTGGTGCTAACCCTGTACCAATTCAACTCAACGTTGGGGCGGAAGATGATTTCAAGGGCGTCATTGATCTGATTAAAATGAAAATGATCAATTGGAATGCCGAAGATCAAGGCACTACCTTCACCTATGAAGACGTTCCCGCAGATATGGCTGAACTTGCCGAAGAGTGGCGCAACAATCTTGTTGAGTCAGCAGCAGAAGCAAGTGAAGAGTTAATGGATAAATACCTTGAAGAAGGTGAGTTGTCTGAAGCTGAGATAAAGCAGGCATTACGTACACGTACACTTAACAATGAAATTGTTCTGGCTACATGTGGCAGCGCATTTAAAAACAAAGGTGTACAGGCGGTATTGGATGCGGTTATTGAATACCTACCGTCTCCAATTGACGTACCAGCTATCAAAGGTGTTGATGAAAAAGACAACGAAGTTGAGCGTCATGCAGACGACAACGAACCTTTTGCAGCACTAGCGTTTAAAATCGCAACGGACCCATTTGTCGGTACGTTAACTTTCATGCGTGTTTACTCAGGAGTGGTTAACTCTGGTGATGCGGTATACAACTCGGTTAAGCAAAAGAAAGAGCGTTTTGGCCGAATTGTACAAATGCATTCTAATAAGCGTGATGAGATCAAAGAAGTTCGTGCTGGTGATATTGCTGCGGCGATTGGTCTGAAAGATGTGACAACGGGTGATACCTTATGTGATCAAAACCATAAGGTGATTTTGGAACGTATGGAGTTCCCCGATCCGGTTATTCAAATTGCGGTCGAGCCGCGCTCTGTTGCTGACCAAGAAAAAATGGGTATCGCACTTGGTAAGCTTGCTGCAGAAGATCCATCTTTCAGAGTTGAAACGGACGATGAAACAGGTCAAACACTGATCTCTGGGATGGGTGAACTTCATCTTGATATCATTGTTGACCGTATGAAACGTGAATTCAGCGTTGACTGTAATGTTGGTAAACCCCAGGTGGCTTATCGAGAAACTATCCGTGGTAGTGCGGAAGTGGAAGGTAAATTTGTACGTCAATCTGGTGGTCGTGGTCAGTATGGTCACGTATGGATCAAACTGGAGCCATCTGAACCTGGCGAAGGTTTTGTCTTTGTTGACGAAATTGTGGGTGGTGTGGTTCCTAAGGAATACATCAGTTCGGTAGCGAAAGGTATCGAAGAACAAATGAACAGTGGTGTTCTGGCTGGTTACCCAGTGCTAGACATAAAAGCAACCCTGTTTGATGGTTCTTACCATGATGTTGACTCTAACGAGATGGCGTTTAAGATCGCCGGCTCAATGGCATTTAAGAAGGGGTCATTAGAAGCTCAACCTGTACTTCTAGAGCCAATGATGAATGTCGAAGTAACTACTCCTGAAGATTGGATGGGTGATGTTGTTGGTGACTTAAACCGTCGCCGCGGCATGATTGAGGGTATGGACGAAGGCGTGGCGGGCATTAAGATCATTCGCGCTCAAGTACCTCTGTCTGAAATGTTTGGCTACGCAACAGACTTGCGTTCTGCAACTCAAGGTCGAGCATCTTACTCGATGGAGTTCAATGAGTACGCAGAAGTGCCGAAAAACTTTGCCCAAGCAATCATTGCAGAGCGTGGTTACTAA